In Leptospira stimsonii, a single window of DNA contains:
- a CDS encoding TIGR04452 family lipoprotein, with product MKINRVLSFLILTFTLSCSSFYDATGKGTIKSTEAAFQLQNAVFVGMVATVATTSSRLGSLTSVTFIDSAAGIDSKDTSALYEKKKVDACADSILTSIVLTSNLDSGLIAASSCKLKKLP from the coding sequence ATGAAAATCAATCGAGTTCTTTCTTTTCTCATTCTTACCTTTACTCTTTCTTGCTCTTCATTCTATGATGCGACGGGCAAGGGGACGATAAAAAGTACAGAGGCGGCGTTTCAACTTCAGAATGCTGTTTTTGTCGGAATGGTAGCTACCGTTGCTACTACGAGCAGTCGTTTAGGAAGCCTGACATCCGTTACTTTTATCGATTCCGCCGCCGGGATCGACTCGAAGGATACTTCCGCATTGTATGAAAAGAAAAAAGTGGACGCTTGTGCGGATTCGATTCTTACATCGATTGTTTTGACCAGTAATTTAGATTCCGGTTTGATCGCGGCCTCTTCCTGTAAGTTGAAAAAACTTCCATAA